The following are from one region of the Microtus ochrogaster isolate Prairie Vole_2 chromosome 17, MicOch1.0, whole genome shotgun sequence genome:
- the Fam167a gene encoding protein FAM167A: MSVPRIQVEEVGEKDRLAGAAAPPDDHLLSLKALTEKLRLETRRPSYLEWQARLEEQTWPFPKSAAPQEAGLEQGACGDGVPSVPLRESRELLPPPRSASRGDGPLTTGKLEGFRSIDEAITWVRKELAEMRLQDQQLARQLMRLRGDINKLKIEQTCRLHRRMLNDAAYELEERDELSDLFCDSPLASSFSLSTPLKLIGVTKMNINSRRFSLC; the protein is encoded by the exons ATGTCTGTGCCACGGATTCAGGTGGAAGAAGTGGGTGAGAAAGACAGGCTGGCAGGAGCAGCCGCACCTCCCGATGACCACCTACTCAGCCTGAAGGCCCTCACCGAGAAACTGAGGCTAGAGACCCGAAGACCCTCCTACCTGGAATGGCAGGCCAGGCTAGAGGAGCAGACGTGGCCTTTCCCAAAGTCAGCTGCCCCACAAGAGGCAGGCTTGGAACAGGGAGCCTGTGGAGATGGAGTGCCATCAGTCCCTCTGAGGGAATCCAGAGAGCTGCTCCCACCTCCCAGGAGCGCCAGCCGGGGCGACGGACCTCTGACCACAGGCAAGCTGGAAGGCTTCCGGAGTATCGATGAGGCCATAACCTGGGTCAGAAAGGAACTG GCAGAGATGCGGCTCCAGGACCAGCAGCTGGCCAGGCAGCTCATGCGCCTCCGTGGAGACATCAACAAGCTGAAGATTGAGCAGACCTGCCGCCTGCACAGGAGGATGCTCAACGACGCTGCCTACGAGCTGGAGGAGCGCGATGAGCTGTCCGACCTCTTCTGCGACTCCCCCCTGGCATCCTCCTTCAGCCTTTCCACACCGCTCAAGCTCATTGGCGTCACCAAAATGAACATCAACTCCAGAAGGTTCTCTCTCTGCTGA